The following proteins are co-located in the Telopea speciosissima isolate NSW1024214 ecotype Mountain lineage chromosome 9, Tspe_v1, whole genome shotgun sequence genome:
- the LOC122639464 gene encoding protein JASON-like, whose translation MEERDDSALIRPVSLSSPPRSPWCDFGFFLGLLRRMGCFFGCFRVEDDKRSHVHLVSDIVPSKKRDSLFSRNKLGSLLPSEEKESSPCKDTGCHALGSALLYGDGDVRELRDEVTPEILKASEKVKDSPPRDGETEPSRFYSWLPISSLKKLQLEEQPDQASISPVKLCEDLGKELGSLEHEPSSCMSKGELEEKNCTNEGSEFESPDSETTNLVPGIGNENFSSVTPEAVAVDIQSKKKSVRFECETEVESLTSNGESLKQSDVPGSHNGSNHSPYPTPLRLTDEMQTPGTIYPISRGSLANVKNTRIRSQYVYPVLNPVENFSQWKVLKEEDGNTCLQVGQQRESIDKCGPATPQCTSISFSNNSEMLHEGAATVGKDLKPDASLVHWLKPSPSPENDRKQNSGAWSISGGKSPKISDEDSRPILGMVAAHWNDDGLSHDSPKWQDGNGIPNSTSKYKEDQRVNWHATPFEERLEKALSEECNLFQR comes from the exons atggaagaaagagatGACTCCGCTCTGATTCGCCCCGTTTCGCTCTCTTCGCCTCCTCGTTCTCCTT ggtgtgattttgggttctTCCTAGGATTACTGAGGAGGATGGGGTGTTTCTTCGGATGCTTTCGTGTTGAAGACGATAAGCGATCTCATGTTCATCTCGTTTCTGACATAGTTCCATCGAAGAAGAGA GATTCTTTATTCTCAAGAAATAAACTAGGATCTTTACTCCCATCTGAAG AGAAAGAATCTTCCCCTTGCAAGGATACGGGATGTCATGCTTTAGGATCTGCACTGCTTTATGGAGATGGTGACGTGAGGGAGCTCAGGGACGAG GTGACTCCTGAAATTTTGAAAGCATCTGAGAAAGTGAAAGATTCACCACCCCGTGATGGAGAGACAGAACCTTCCAGGTTCTACTCATGGCTTCCCATTTCTTCTCTCAAGAAATTGCAATTGGAGGAGCAACCTGATCAGGCGTCTATATCCCCTGTTAAACTTTGTGAAGATCTGGGAAAGGAACTGGGTTCTCTCGAGCACGAACCTAGCAG CTGTATGTCCAAAGGAGAGCTGGAAGAGAAGAATTGTACCAATGAAGGTAGTGAGTTTGAGAGTCCTGACTCAGAAACTACAAATCTTGTTCCTGGAATTGGCAATGAAAATTTCTCCTCAGTGACTCCTGAGGCTGTGGCAGTAGATATTCAATCCAAGAAGAAGAGTGTGCGCTTTGAATGTGAGACAGAAGTGGAATCGCTTACCTCAAATGGCGAGAGTTTAAAGCAATCTGATGTCCCAGGTAGTCATAATGGATCCAATCATTCTCCTTATCCAACACCATTAAGACTAACTGACGAGATGCAGACTCCTGGAACCATTTATCCAATAAGCCGAGGGAGCCTTGCAAATGTGAAGAATACTAGGATCAGGTCCCAGTATGTGTATCCAGTTTTGAATCCTGTTGAGAACTTCTCTCAGTGGAAGGtactgaaggaagaagatggtaaTACTTGCCTACAAGTTGGTCAACAAAGAGAATCTATTGACAAGTgtggacctgcaactcctcaGTGTACATCTATTTCTTTCTCCAATAACTCAGAAATGCTCCATGAAGGTGCAGCTACAGTTGGCAAAGACTTGAAGCCGGATGCAAGCTTGGTTCACTGGTTGAAGCCATCACCATCTCCAGAAAATGACAGGAAACAAAATAGTGGTGCTTGGTCTATATCTGGTGGAAAATCTCCTAAAATATCAGATGAGGACAGCAGGCCTATTCTTGGGATGGTTGCTGCACACTGGAATGATGATGGGCTATCTCATGACTCACCTAAGTGGCAGGATGGTAACGGAATCCCAAATTCAACTAGCAAATACAAGGAG GATCAAAGAGTCAACTGGCATGCAACCCCGTTTGAGGAAAGGTTAGAGAAAGCATTGTCAGAAGAGTGCAATCTCTTTCAAAGGTAA